The stretch of DNA TAGCGGCAGGCTCCGCCAACATCTCACACAAGCAAGTATTAATCTTTATACCCACGCTGATCCCCGGTATATGTCATGCGCAGACTCGGCCGGCACGTCGCCGACGCCTACCGCAACCTCCGCCACGGTGGGCCCGACGTCATCCGGGAGTTTCTTTCGCGGGCGTACTTCGGAACGGTCCCCTCCGTCGATCCCGATCCTGTCTACGCCGAGGACTGGGACCTCCTGATCGTGCTCGACGCCTGCCGGGCCGACCTCTTCGACGAAGTCGTGGCCGACGGCAGCTACGAGGGTCTCTACGGCGGCGAATCCCGCATCTCGGCCGGCAGCACCTCGACCGAGTGGATCGAAGGCGTCTTCGGTGACGCCGACCCCGACGACCTCCGCGATACGGCGTACATCACGGGCAACCCCTACTCCGAATCCCATCTCGACGAGGAGTCGTTCGGCCTCGTCGACGAAGTCTGGCGGTACGCGTGGGACGACGAACTGGGAACGATCCCCGCACGACCGCTGACCGACCGCACCATCGCCGTCGGCCGCGAGCGCTCGTTCGATAGGATGGTCGTCCACTACATGCAGCCACACTTCCCCTCGATCCCCGACGGCGACCGCGATACGGGCGTCACCCTCGACGAGTTCGGTGACGAATCGATGTCGGTCTGGGAGGAGCTTCGCTTCGGCCAGCGGACCGAGAGCGAGGTCTGGGAGAGCTATCGCGCGAACCTCGAATACGTGCTCGGCGAGGTGCAGCTCCTGCTCGATCACGTCGACGCCGACCGGGTGGTCGTGACGGCGGACCACGGCAACGCCGTTGGCGAGGCGGGACTGTACGGCCACGCCGAGGGCGTCGCGCTCCCCTGCCTCCGAGAAGTGCCGTGGTGTAAAACCACCGCGACCGATCGCCGGGTCCACGAACCCGCCCAGTACGACGCTACCGCGACCAGCGGCACGACCGCCGCACGGCTCAAGTCGCTTGGCTACGCCTGAACGTTTTTACTGCGGGGGTTCGCGCCCTTCGGGCGCTCAACCCCTTGCAAAAACGTTCACCGGAGCGGCGAAGCCGCTCCGAGCCCTCGTTCGCTTCGCTCACGAGGACATGAAAAACTCCCGCTCGCTCCCTACGGTCGCTCGCGGTGAACCGCGCTCGTTCCACTCGCGCGGACGCTATCTCCCACACAGCTGACCGCAGCCGCGCCGCCGAAGCCCTCGGTCACTCACTCCGTTCGTTCCCTCGCCCTTCATCCACCAGGAGAGCGAAATCCCCCTGAAGCACCCACCTCCTGACCCACCGCTCGCCCACCGACCACTGACCCGACTCCGGAAAGTCCTTGACCGGCGGGAGCGCCACTTCGGACAGTAGCCGTGCCCTCGAAACCGAATCTCCTCGTGCTCTGTGTCGACTGTCTCCGCGAGGACTGTCTCGCGTCGAGCGCGTCCGACACACCGTTTTTGGACGATTTCAGAGCATCGGGACTCGCCTGCGAGCAGCTCTTTGCGACCGCGACCACCACGACGCCCGCGGTTGCGAGCCTCCTCACGGGCTCGTACTCCGAGCGCAACGGCGTCCACTCGCTCCAGCACGGCCGGCTCGATCCCGAGGTCCCGACGCTCCCCGGAATCCTCGGCGAGCACGGCTGGCACACCGAAGCCCTCGCCACCGGCCCGCTGGTCGCCGAGACCGGCCTCGATCGCGGGTTCGACGTCTACCGCCACCGCGAAGAGGACGAGTCGCTGTTCGGCGACTGGCGCGAGACTGCCCACGACCGCCTCGCATCGCTGTCGGAACCGTTCGCGGCGTTCGTCCACTGCTGGGAGCTCCACGAGGACATCGACGTGCCAGCCGCGTACGACGAGCCGGCCTACGGCGACACCGACTACACCCGCGCACTCAGCGCGCTCGATCGGGAACTCCGTGATCTGGTCGAGACGCTCCCCGAGAACACCCTCGTCGCGATCCACGGCGACCACGGCGAGAGCATCACCCACCGCCACAACCCGCTGCGGCTCCTCGGAAAGAGCGTCCGCGACGCCATCCGATACTACGGCGGCGTCGACACCCGCACCATGGTCGGCCGACTGAACCGTGCGCTCGACGGGCTCGGCCCCGACATCGATGACCACTTCCTCGAAAACGGCCACGGCGAGAACGTTTTCGACTTCACGACCAACGTTCCCTTCCTCCTCGCTGGGCCGGGAATCGACCCCGCGACGATCACCGCTCAAACCCGCCAAATCGACGTACTCCCGACGCTGCTCGCGGCGCTCGACATCGATGTCGATGCCGGAACGGACGCCGAAATGGACGGCGATGCGCTCCTGCCGGCGGACGACGTCACCGACCGGCCAGCGTACATTCGAGCGTGCGGTGCGTCACTCCACCGCACGCGCAACTGGGCGCGCGCGATCCGTCACGACGGCGCGAAGTACATCGAGTATCCCGACCGCGAGTGGTCCGCGGAATGCTACGATCTCGACGCCGATCCCCAGGAACTCGCCTCGATCGAGGCCGACCGGCTCGCGGCGCGGCTGCAACGTCACCTTCCAACCGAAGAGCTCGGCGACGCCGAACGACTCGACATCGACGCCCGGCTTCGAGATCTCGGCTATCTCTAAGCTGGCCGGCCCACGATCGACGCACCACGGATCTTGATCGTCGCCGCCGCGGCGGCTCCCAGGCTGTTGGTCAGGAAGAACCCGCCGACGCTGTGAATCGTCACCGCCGCGGTCGCGATCGTCGGGCTCACGCTCGTCACGAGCACCAGGAGGGTGATGTTGACCGTCTCGATCCCGCCGAGCCCGCCGGGTGTCGGGACGATGCTCGCGGTGGTCCCGATCGGGACGACGAAAAACGGGATGTAGATCGGCACCGACGCGCCGACAGCGAGCAGCGCGACCCAGAGCCCGAGCGCCTGGCACGCCCAGCCGGTCGCCGAAAAGGCGAGCGCGGCCGCCACCCGCCGCCGATCGCCCGCGACGCGCTCGACCGCCTCGACGAAGTTCCCGATCCGGGTTGCGATTTCGTCCGGTTCGAGGGGATCACCTGGAAGCACGCCCGAGATCCGCCGGATCACCGGCGTCAGGCCGCTCACGAGCCGGCGCTGGAGCGCGACGCGCCGCCGCCACGCAAGCGCGGCGAGGAGGGGAAGACCGACCGCCGCCACGATCACGCTGGCGACCAACACTGCGAGCCCATCGCTGAGCGCGACCGCAGTGGCGTAGTAGCCGACCCCGACGACCGCAAAGGACAGCGAGGGAACGAAGTTGAGCGCGTCGAGGCTCGCGATGGAGGCGAGCGCGGTCTCGAACTCCGTGTCGGAGATGTCGGTCAGCAGCCACGCCGTGACTGGCTCGCTGCTCGCCTGACCGAACGGCACCACGTGGTTGATGAACGCCGCAGCGGCGGTGACGAGCACCGAATCGAACGACGAGAGATCGACGCCGAGCGCCGCGAGGATACACCGAAGAGCGAGCCCCCACGCGAGGAGCCACGCCACGATCGTCGCGGCGACGACACCGACGAGCGGGAGACTGGCGCGCGCGAGCGCCGCGAGCACGTCCTCGACGCCGACGAACCAGAACAGCGCGACGAACACGACGCCGGCGGCGGCGAACCCGACGAGCACCGACGAGAGCTTTCCGCGACGCATATCAGTCCCACACGGGGGGAGCGCTTGAACCCGGCGGAACCGCTCCGTGACTCGGGGATCGTCCTTCGTTCCGAGACCGGGTCGGCGATATACTTATCCCGTCGACCCCCAACCGTGGCGTATGCGCGAGGGGTTCCGACCGATCGTTCTCGTCGCTGCCGTGGTGCTCGCGGGCTGTCTCGGCGGGGCGACGGGCGGAGCTCCCTCGGACACTGCGCTCTCGTTCGCCACGGCCGACGACGCCGGTCTCGACTACGAGACGACGGATTCGGGCCTCGGCAACGGCAACGACAGCGTCTACGCCGCGGACTACGACAACGATCTCCAGACCGATCTCCTCGCCATCGGCGGTGACGACCCCACGCTGTTCCACAACACCGGCGGCGCGTTCGAGCGATCGGAGGCACTCCCCACGATACCGGGCCACGTCCAGAGCGCGCTCTTCTTCGATCGTGACGTCGACGGCTGGCAGGACCTCCTCGTGCTCCGGCGGAACGCCACACCGGTCTTCCTCGAAAACCGCGAGGGCGAGTTCCACCGAGCCGACGTGGGACTCGACGACGAGCTCGCGATCCCGGTGAGTGCAAGCGCCGGCGACTACACCGGCGACGGCTGTCCCGACCTCTTCGTCGCCCAGTACGGCGACTGGGAGAACACCACCCCGAGCGCGTGGAACGCGCCGACCACGCTCATCGAGGAGGACAACGGCAACCCGAACCTGCTCTACCGCGGGACCTGCGCGGACGCCACGAACGGAAGCGGCGGGTTCGAGCGCGCTACTGACGCCGGGATCGAAGGGGCACACTGGAGCCTCGCGACCAGCTTTGTCGACCTCAACGGCGACGGTCGATCCGACATCCACGTCGCGAACGACTACTACAACGACACGATCTACTACAACGAGGGCGATGGCACGTTCGAAAAGCGAGTCCTCGGCGAGCAGACCGATCGAAACGGGATGTCCTCCGAGACGGCGGATCTCGACGGCGACGGCCAGCTCGACCTGTTCGTCACCAACATCTACTTCCCCGAGAACACGAGCGCGCTGTCCGAACAGGAGCGCGAGCTGTTCGAGAGCTTCGTCGAGAATCGGCTCGGCAAGCGGATGCGGGGCAACAACGTGCTGCTCGGAGCAAACGAGACGAACAGTACCGACGGGACGGATGGAGCGAACAACGCCGGCAGCACCAGCAGCGCCGGCGACGCCAACAGCACCAGCGTCGGCGACGCCAACAGCACCAACGCCAGCGACACGGGGTTCACCTACGCCGGCGAGCGTCTCGGCCTACACCGCGGCGGCTGGGGCTGGGCGGCCGCGATCACCGACTTCGACAGCGATGGCGAACAGGACGTGTTCCACACCACCCAGACCGTCATCGCATTCAACGACTCCGAGCCACGGTACCCGACCCCGATGACGTGGGTCCAACACGACGGCGACTTCTACCGCCAGAGCGCGACCGGTATCGGGTTCGAATCGACCAACGGCCGCGGAGTCGCCCATCTCGACTACGATCGCTCCGGGACCGCTGACCTCGCGCTGGCGACCTACGACGATCGCCACCGGCTCTACCAAAACAACGCCTCGCAGGGTAACAGCCTCCAGGTTCGCGTGCAGTCGGGAAGCCTGAACCACACCTCGCTCGGCGCGCGAGTGTCCGCCACTACTGGCAACGACACCCAGCTCCGGGTGAACACTGCAAAAGCCGACTATCAGTCCCAGGACACCCGCTTCCTCCACTTCGGGCTCGGTGAGAGCGAGTCGGTCTCGAAACTTCGGGTGGTGTGGCCCGACGGCACGGAGCGCGTCCTCGAAAACGTCTCGGCAGGACAGCGAATCGTGGTGACGCCAGGCGGCATCGCCGACCACGCCAGCTATCGGAACGCCACGGGCTGAGGATCCTCGCGTCTGCTACTGACGGTCGTACCGCTGAGCGTCACTCCCGATCGGGTCGCGGCCCCGGCAGCGCCCGCAACGAGCGCGGCGGGATCAGGTAGGTCGCCCGGCGTTCGACGTCGAGGAAGTCGACGATTCCACTGTGGTGGGCGTCCGCGCCGCCGAGATCGTCCATCGCTTTGCGCGCCTCGATGAAGCTCTCCATCCCGCGCTGGATCGAGTTGAAGTTCATCCCGGCGTCGTAATCGGGCGACGTCCCGACCCCCTCCGACCGCCGGAGGATCTGGGGGTCGAAGTCGTCGTCGCGCGCCCGTGCAGTCTTCTGTGCGTGGCCCAACCGGCCGTGGTCGTCGGCCTCGCCCTCCAGATCCTCGGCCATCTCCTCGGTGACGCCGCTCTGACCGCCGAGGTTCTCGCCGGTTTCGCCGACTTCCTCCGCGGTGTGTGCGGTGCTGAACATCTGAGTTACGCGGGCGTCGGCGTCGAGGTCGTACCACGCGTCGAGGTCGATCCCCAGCCGCGAGGAGAGCTGGGTGGTGCCGCTGGCGAACGGTCCTTCTCGAACGGTCACGCGATCCTCGGCGGGGTTGGTGTCCTGATAGCCCGACTTGTACCCCATCGAGAGCGGGGCATCGTCGTCGATCGCGTCGTGATCGATCTTCTCGGCGGGCAGTCCCCGCCCGACGACGCCGGTACGGCGATCGACCACCGAGAACACATCGCCGATCCCCGCCTCCATCTCGATTCCGTTGAGCGTGTCCTGCTCGCCAAACAGCGCCTCCTCGACCGCGAGCGGGATCGAGCCGTAGTCGCTGTTCAGGGTCAAGAGTGCGTCGGCGTCGTCGGCACGGTCGGTCGGCTCGTCGAGTTCGTCGAGCACGGCCGTCGGCGTCGGAAGATCGATGTCGTCAGGCAGCGACGCGTCGAACCGGGCGAAGTACGCGGGCGCGTACCCGAACATGAACAGGAGGCCGTCGTTGAACGTCGCGCCGGCTTCGCCGCCGGTGCCGCGCTCGAAGGCTCGTTCCACGGTCGAAAAAGCGCTCTCGACGGTCTCGCGCTCGTCGTTCGTCGGCGGCACCGACCCGGTGTACGAAAGCGAGAGCAGCACCTGGTGGCGCGGGAGAACGGTGTCGCCGTTGGCATCCGTGACGAGGAATTCGTTCCACGCGTGCTGTCGCTCGGGGAGCGACGCGAGGTCCTCGGGGCCGTGGGGAAACTCGGGCTCACTCGACGAATCGGCGTTCGCCTCCATATCGAGACACGCCGACAGCGCGCTCGCGCCACCGATCGCCACCGCGCTTTTTACGAACGCACGGCGATCGATCGGCTGGGGAGGATCCGATGGCACGGCCGGGCCAACGGTGTCGGAACGGAAAGCTGTGTCGTCGTGTGACAAATTCGCCAACAGCGGTCGCGATTGTCGGGACGACCGCGGCCGGCTGGCAGTCTCGGCCGGCGATGGCGCTACGCCGGGAGCGTTTCGGCGAGCGTATCGACGAACGCCGCCGACCGTTCGACGTGCGGGAGGAGTTTGGCGTCGTCGAACACCACCAATCGGGCGTCGGCGGCGTCGGCGATCTCTCGACCGCGTTCGAGTCCGGGGAGGTCGGCGTCGCGGCCCCAGACGATCGTCGAGGGGATGTCGAGTGCGGCGAGTCGATCGTCGAGATCGACGTCGGGATCGAGAAACCCGCTCACGAACGAGGCGGGAGCGAACCGCGCGCCCGGCTGGTGGGTCGTCCGCCAGCGATAGTCGATGTACTCCTCGGTGAGGATCGACGGATCGGCGATGGCGTGATCGCGCTCGAAGTACCGGAGCGAGGGTTTGCTGGTGAGGAGGTTGAACAGCGCCTCGCCCACGAACGGCGCACGGAGCAGCGAGCGGAGCCACACCCGGCGCTCGGGCATCGTTTCGGCGGTCGGACAGACGAGGACGAGTTCGGTGAAGCCGGCGTCCTCGGCGGCGGTCGCGGCATACGCACCTGATAGCGACGACGCGACACAGATCGCGTCCTCGGTGAGATCGCTGGCGAACTCGGTCACGAACGTGGTGTAGAGCGACGCGGAGTACACGAGAGGCGGCCGATCCGAGCGTCCGAACCCCGGAAGATCGGGCGCGATCACGTGGTACTCGGCAGCGAGCTCCTCGAAGACCCGCTCGAACTCCCGGCTCGATCCGGCAGCGTTGATTCCGTGGAGGAGCAGACAGTCGGGGTCGTCCGGATCGCCCGCCTCGGTGTAGGTGATATCGAACCCGCGCCAGCGGTACGTGTGCTGGGTACCGGCAAGCGCGTGATCGAGCACGCCCGCACGACCGGTCAATGCACGATTGGTCACGGCGACGAATCCCGCGCCAGCGAGGGCACCGACGGCGGCGCGAAGCTTCATGTGGATGCCAACGGGCAACCACGGTTTATACGTGGTGATGGTCTCCGACCGGCAGCGACCGGCGAACGGCCACAACGATTATGAGAGGGGGCATACATCCTCCGACGAACCGATGTCGAAAAGCGATCGCTGCTGTATCGTGTGTTGAAGACGATGGATCTCAATCGTTAATCTCTATGACGAATTATTTATATAGTGTTGTTCAGTTAATCTACGCGAAAGTGGACGGAGATACGACATGCCAGAAACGCCAACCATCGAAGCCGAGGCCACGACAGAGGAAAACGCCAGCGAGTTCGTGACGGGATCGGCGGCGCGCGTCGCCGTGCTCGAACGGCTGGTCGAGGGACCCGCGGCCCCCGACGAGATCGCTGCCGAGCGATCCGTCAGTGCCGCCAGCGCAAAGGACGCAGCGGCGGAGCTCCGGGAACGTGAACTCGTCGAGCTCCTCGTTACCGACGACGAGCGCGTGTACGGGCTCACCGCGAAGGGCGAGCGAACCCTGTTCTTCCTCGAAACGGAGGGGAAGGTCTAGCGACCGTTCGGACCGCTTCGAGGGGGACGGATGCAGTCCGCAAGTCTCGGAGGGGTTTTTGCGAAACAACCAACCAGCGAAACACTGATGCCACGCAATGATAGCGGATGCGGCCGGAGGGGTAGCGAGACGGGAAGCGACTTCGCCATCGATCGGCGTTCGTGTCTGAAAGCCGCGGGGATCGCCGCCGGTTCAGCCGCGCTGTTTTCGGGATCGGCGAGCGCCGCGGAACACCGGGGGATCCGGTTCAAACGAACCGTAAACATGGTCGAGGACGCCGGCTGCGATCCGACCGGCACGGAGCCGTGTGACGAGCAGTTGCGAGCGGCGGCCGACGACTACACGCTCCTGAAGTTCCCGGCTGGAACCTACAAGTTCACCGAGAAGAACGTCGTGCTCGACACCACGAACCTGGGGTTCCGCGGCGAGGGTGACGTTCGCTTCGCGGTTCCCGAGGGGTACAACGAGAAACTGCTCGTCGCCGACCGTGGAACCGGGCTGCTGTTCGAGAACATCGACATCGATCAGCGAGCCCACGGAGCGACGCCGGGACTCCATCTCGGGGCGGCCGACGATCTCCAAATTCACGACGTCGAGTACATCGGCCAGGGTATCCACTTCGACAGCGAACCGCGCAGCGAGGGCGGCGGGAACCCGGCGGTCACGAACGCGCTCTCGCCCATCGTTCGTTCGGCGGACGGCACCGGTGTCGTCGAGAACGTGACGGTGAACGACGCCGGTCTGATGGGAGCGTACAACCGCGGTGAAGGACGCGTCGGCGTCTGGATCGGGATGAGCACCAGGGGAACCATCACACTCCGGGGTTGTCACATCGAAGGAGTCCCGAACAACGGCCTCTACTGCAGTCGAACCTACGGTGTCGTCCGTGTCGAAGGCGGAACCTTCAGGAACAACGACATCTCACAGGTCCGGATCGGCAGCGAGGGGAGCTACGTCGATGGAGCGACCATCGAGGTCGACGCTGGGGCGAGTAGCAGCCCCAATCCGGGGCAGATGCTCAACGGACGCGGGGTCCGCTTCGAGGTCGGCTCGCTCGACACCGCCGGACCGGAGGTCCGAAACTGTGACATTACGATTGCCGACGCCTCCCACTCCGGTGGCGGAGTGGTCGCGTCGGGCGATATCGGGCGGTTCGACGTTCGGAACACCCGTATCAAGGTCGATGTCGACGGCGTTCGCGGTGTGCTCGCGAAGGATCCGACCGGCGGAGCCTACAACACCGGTACACCGTACGACGGCACGCTGCGGAACGTCAGCGTCACCGGAAGTGCGGGCGGGACATCGGCAATCGAGCTGCGCCAGCGCTCCGGATCGGTGATCGAAGGGTGTTGCCTCCAGGTTTCAGGAGCCGATCGGAATGGTGTCACAGTGGTCGATTCGGACGACTGTGTCCTCCGGAACGGAACGATCGACGTGACGGGCGAGTCAGTTGTCCGCGAGAACGCATCGGTCGCCGTCAGCGGGATCGGCGATAGCGGCACCTGCCCGGCTCCGAGCGGTGCGTCGCCATCCCAGCCGCAGCCAGAGCCCGAACCACAACCAGAATCGTCGGAACCGGGTCCGGACGCGGACGTCCTGACGATCGAGGGCGCATCGGGGGCGGACTACGAGCTCGCGGCGAGCGAGGGTCTGGCGAAAACCACCACGAT from Halococcus salifodinae DSM 8989 encodes:
- a CDS encoding alpha/beta fold hydrolase; the protein is MKLRAAVGALAGAGFVAVTNRALTGRAGVLDHALAGTQHTYRWRGFDITYTEAGDPDDPDCLLLHGINAAGSSREFERVFEELAAEYHVIAPDLPGFGRSDRPPLVYSASLYTTFVTEFASDLTEDAICVASSLSGAYAATAAEDAGFTELVLVCPTAETMPERRVWLRSLLRAPFVGEALFNLLTSKPSLRYFERDHAIADPSILTEEYIDYRWRTTHQPGARFAPASFVSGFLDPDVDLDDRLAALDIPSTIVWGRDADLPGLERGREIADAADARLVVFDDAKLLPHVERSAAFVDTLAETLPA
- a CDS encoding lysylphosphatidylglycerol synthase transmembrane domain-containing protein; protein product: MRRGKLSSVLVGFAAAGVVFVALFWFVGVEDVLAALARASLPLVGVVAATIVAWLLAWGLALRCILAALGVDLSSFDSVLVTAAAAFINHVVPFGQASSEPVTAWLLTDISDTEFETALASIASLDALNFVPSLSFAVVGVGYYATAVALSDGLAVLVASVIVAAVGLPLLAALAWRRRVALQRRLVSGLTPVIRRISGVLPGDPLEPDEIATRIGNFVEAVERVAGDRRRVAAALAFSATGWACQALGLWVALLAVGASVPIYIPFFVVPIGTTASIVPTPGGLGGIETVNITLLVLVTSVSPTIATAAVTIHSVGGFFLTNSLGAAAAATIKIRGASIVGRPA
- a CDS encoding CRTAC1 family protein: MREGFRPIVLVAAVVLAGCLGGATGGAPSDTALSFATADDAGLDYETTDSGLGNGNDSVYAADYDNDLQTDLLAIGGDDPTLFHNTGGAFERSEALPTIPGHVQSALFFDRDVDGWQDLLVLRRNATPVFLENREGEFHRADVGLDDELAIPVSASAGDYTGDGCPDLFVAQYGDWENTTPSAWNAPTTLIEEDNGNPNLLYRGTCADATNGSGGFERATDAGIEGAHWSLATSFVDLNGDGRSDIHVANDYYNDTIYYNEGDGTFEKRVLGEQTDRNGMSSETADLDGDGQLDLFVTNIYFPENTSALSEQERELFESFVENRLGKRMRGNNVLLGANETNSTDGTDGANNAGSTSSAGDANSTSVGDANSTNASDTGFTYAGERLGLHRGGWGWAAAITDFDSDGEQDVFHTTQTVIAFNDSEPRYPTPMTWVQHDGDFYRQSATGIGFESTNGRGVAHLDYDRSGTADLALATYDDRHRLYQNNASQGNSLQVRVQSGSLNHTSLGARVSATTGNDTQLRVNTAKADYQSQDTRFLHFGLGESESVSKLRVVWPDGTERVLENVSAGQRIVVTPGGIADHASYRNATG
- a CDS encoding DUF7405 family protein — its product is MPSDPPQPIDRRAFVKSAVAIGGASALSACLDMEANADSSSEPEFPHGPEDLASLPERQHAWNEFLVTDANGDTVLPRHQVLLSLSYTGSVPPTNDERETVESAFSTVERAFERGTGGEAGATFNDGLLFMFGYAPAYFARFDASLPDDIDLPTPTAVLDELDEPTDRADDADALLTLNSDYGSIPLAVEEALFGEQDTLNGIEMEAGIGDVFSVVDRRTGVVGRGLPAEKIDHDAIDDDAPLSMGYKSGYQDTNPAEDRVTVREGPFASGTTQLSSRLGIDLDAWYDLDADARVTQMFSTAHTAEEVGETGENLGGQSGVTEEMAEDLEGEADDHGRLGHAQKTARARDDDFDPQILRRSEGVGTSPDYDAGMNFNSIQRGMESFIEARKAMDDLGGADAHHSGIVDFLDVERRATYLIPPRSLRALPGPRPDRE
- a CDS encoding sulfatase-like hydrolase/transferase; amino-acid sequence: MPSKPNLLVLCVDCLREDCLASSASDTPFLDDFRASGLACEQLFATATTTTPAVASLLTGSYSERNGVHSLQHGRLDPEVPTLPGILGEHGWHTEALATGPLVAETGLDRGFDVYRHREEDESLFGDWRETAHDRLASLSEPFAAFVHCWELHEDIDVPAAYDEPAYGDTDYTRALSALDRELRDLVETLPENTLVAIHGDHGESITHRHNPLRLLGKSVRDAIRYYGGVDTRTMVGRLNRALDGLGPDIDDHFLENGHGENVFDFTTNVPFLLAGPGIDPATITAQTRQIDVLPTLLAALDIDVDAGTDAEMDGDALLPADDVTDRPAYIRACGASLHRTRNWARAIRHDGAKYIEYPDREWSAECYDLDADPQELASIEADRLAARLQRHLPTEELGDAERLDIDARLRDLGYL